A portion of the Pseudopipra pipra isolate bDixPip1 chromosome 1, bDixPip1.hap1, whole genome shotgun sequence genome contains these proteins:
- the ENY2 gene encoding transcription and mRNA export factor ENY2 yields the protein MNKDAQMRATINQKLIETGERERLKELLRAKLIECGWKDQLKAHCKDVIKEKGLEHVTVDDLVAEITPKGRALVPDSVKKELLQRIRTFLAQHASL from the exons ATGAATAAAGATGCCCAGATGAGAGCAACCATTAACCAAAAGCTGATAGAAACCGGAGAGCGGGAACG CCTTAAAGAGTTGCTAAGAGCCAAATTAATTGAATGCGGCTGGAAGGATCAGTTGAAGGCACATTGCAAAG ATGTCATTAAAGAGAAAGGATTAGAGCATGTTACTGTTGATGATTTGGTGGCAGAAATCACTCCTAAAGGCAGAG CATTGGTACCAGACAGTGTAAAGAAAGAACTCTTGCAAAGAATAAGAACCTTCCTTGCTCAGCATGCCAGTCTTTAA